Part of the Micromonospora rhizosphaerae genome is shown below.
GGGCATCGCCACCAGACCGTCCACGCCGTCGGCGGTGGTTGCCACGCCGAGCCGGCGGGCCCGGGCCAGTCCGTCGGAGTCCGGGTCGATGCCGGCCATGGCCACCATCCGCAGCCGGTCACTCAGCCGGAGCACCTTGATCATCAGATCGGTCCCGATGTTGCCGGACCCGATCACCGCCACCCCGACCGTCACTGGCCACCGTCCTTTGAGAAGCAGGTCCGGACCGAGCCGAGGCCGGAGATCCGCGCCTCGTACGCCGCGCCCGGCGTCACCGGCACCATCGGGCCGAGCGCCCCGGAGAGCACCACGTCGCCGGCGCGCAGCGGGTCGCCGGCGCGGACCAGAGTCCCGGCCAGCCACTCCAGCGCGTGCAGCGGATTGCCCAGGCAGGCCGCGCCGGCGCCGACCGAGACCGGCTCCCCGGCGTGCTCCAGCACCATCCCGCACAGCCGCAGGTCGACGTCGGCGAGCCGGCGAGGGGTGGTGCCGAGCACGAAGAGACCGCTGGAGGCGTTGTCCGCGACGGTGTCCACGATGGAGATGTCCCACCCGGCGATCCGGGAGTCGACGATCTCGATCGCCGGCAGCACGTGGTCGACCGCGCGGATCAGGTCGACGGTGGTGACCCGCTCCTCGGTCAGGTCGGCGCCGAGCACGAAGGCGATCTCCGCCTCGACCCGGGGCTGGAGCAGCCGGTCGATCACCACCTCGACGCCGTCGCCGACCGCCATGACGTCGGTCAGCACCCCGAAGTCCGGCTGGAAGACGCCGAAGCTCTCCTGGACCGCCCGGGAGGTCAACCCGATCTTCGCGCCCACCCGGCGCTCGCCCCGGTCCCGCCAGGCCCGCGCCTGAAGCTGCTGCACCCGGTACGCCGACTCGACGTCCCCCTCCGGCAGCAGCCGCCCACGCAGCGGCGGGCAGGGCTTTCCGCTCTCCCGGGCCTCGGTCAGCTCCCGGGCCGCGGCATCAATGTCGATCATGTGAGGTCCACGCAGACGTTGGTGAGTTCGGAGTAGAAGTCGAGTGAGTGCACCCCGCCTTCCCGACCGATGCCGGAGGCCTTGACGCCCCCGAACGCGGTGCGCAGGTCGCGGAGGAACCAGGTGTTGACCCAGACGATGCCGGCGTCCAGCCTCGACCCGGCCCGGTGCGCCCGCCCGACGTCCCGCGTCCAGACCGTCGCCGCCAGGCCGTACTCGGTGCCGTTCGCGAGGGCGTACGCCTCGTCCTCGTCGTCGAAGGGGGCGACGTGCACCACCGGGCCGAAGATCTCCTCCCGGTTGGTCCGGGCGTCCGGGCCGAGCCCGGTGAGCACGGTCGGCTGGACGTACGCCCCGCCGTCGCGGGCGTCGCCGAAGCTGGGCAACCCGCCCCCGGCCAGCACCTCGGCGCCCTCCGCGCGGGCCAGGTCGTAGTGGCCGAGCACCTTGTCCCGGTGGGTGTGCGAGATCAGCGGCATGTTCACCGTGGCCTCGTCGGCCGGCCAGCCGTACGCCAGCTCGTCGGCGCGCTTCGCCAGCCGGGCGGTGAACTCCTCGAAGACCGGCCGCTGCACGTAGATCCGCTCAGTGCAGAGGCAGACCTGACCGCCGTTGGTGAAGCACGACCGGACCGAACCGGCGACCGCCGCGTCCAGGTCCGCGTCGGCGAAGACCAGTCCGGCGTTCTTGCCACCCAGCTCGAAGCTCACCGCCTTCACCCCGTCCGCGGCGGCCCGCATGATCGCGCTGCCGGTGGCCGACTCCCCGGTGAAGGTGATCGCGTCGACGCCGGGGTGGCGGGTGAGGAACTCGCCGGCCGAGTCCGGCCCGAAGCCGTGCACCAGGTTGAACACCCCGTCGGGCACGCCGGCGGCGGCCATCACCTCGGCGAGCAGGGTCGCCGAGGCCGGGGTCTCCTCGCTGGGCTTGACCACCACGGCGTTGCCGCAGGCCAGGGCCGGGGCGACCTTCCAGGTGAGGAGCAGCAGCGGCAGGTTCCACGGCACGATGACGGCGACCACGCCGACCGGCTTGCGGACCGCGTAGTTGAGCGCCCGGCCGCCGGTCGGGGTGACCGTGGTGAACGACTCGGTCGGCGCGGTCGCCACGATCTCGGCGAAGGCGCGGAAGTTGGCCGCCCCGCGCGGGATGTCCAGGGTGCGGGCCTGGGAGATGGCCTTGCCGGTGTCGGCGACCTCGGCCGCGACCAGGTCGTCGAAGCGGCGTTCCAGCTCGTCGGCGACCCGGCGAAGCACCTCGGCGCGCTCCCGCTCCCCCATCCGGCCCCACGGCCCGCGCAGCGCGGCCCTGGCAGCGGCGACCGCATCGTCCACGAGGGACGAAGAGGCCTCGACCACCTCGAAGACCGGCTCGCCGGTCACCGGACTGCGCTTGGTGAACCGCCGCCCCGCGTCGACGAAGCCGCCGCCGACGAAATTGCGCAGCAGCCCCGGCCCGTCCGGCGCGCGCCCGGCCATCAGCCGGGGATCCCAGAGCGTCATCCGCGCCTCCCTCTGCTGATCACGGCCCCGACCGCGCCGGCCAGCAGCGCCGCCGCGCCGACGGCCACCGCGCCGAGCACCCGGTGCTGCCGGCGGACCCGGCGGCGCACCTCTGCGTACGGGGTGGTGGAGAAGGACACCAGCTCGTACCGGGAAACGTACCGGCCGGGCAGCGCGCGTTCCAGTGCGTGTTCCACCCGCTTGCCGGCCTGGAACAGCGGCGACGCGACCTTGTCCCGCATCTCCACGAAGTTGGCCAGCGCCATCTGGGCGATCGCCTCCGCGTTCTCCTGCCGGCGGTGCTGGAACAGCGGCAGCGCCGCCGCCCAGTCGTCGTCGCACTCGTCCAGGCAGCGATCCAGCTCCACCACGTCCTCGAAGGCGCAGTTCGCGCCCTGACCGTAGAACGGCACGATCGCGTGCGCCGCGTCGCCGAGCAGCCCGACCTTCCCGTTCACCTGCCACGGGGTGCAGCGGACCGTGCCGAGCACCCCGACCGGGTTGTGCTGGTAGTCGTCGACCAGGTTCGGCGCCAGCGGGATGAGGTCCGGGTAGTGGGTGGCGAAGTGCTGCTCGATCGCCGCCGGGCTGCCCAGCGAGGCGAAGCTGGCGGTGCCGTGGGTGGGCCAGAAGAGCGTGCAGGTGAAGGAGCGGTCCGGGTTGGGCAGCGCGATCATCATCGAGGTGCCGCGCGGCCAGATGTGCAGCGCTCCCGGGTCGAGGGCGAAGTCGCCGCCGAGCGGCGGGATGGTCAATTCCTTGTAGCCGTAGTCGAGGAAGTCCACGCTCTCGGTCAGCACGCCGTACCCGAGAAGCTGCCCGCGCACCGCGGAGCCGGCGCCGTCGGCGCCGAGGACGACCGACGCGGTGGCCGCGACCTTGCCCTGCGGGGTCTCGAAGGTCATGTCGCCGGTGATGGGATCCAGCCCGACCAGCCGATGCTCGAAGGCGATCCGCACCCCGGGCAGCGCGGAGGCGGCGTCGAGCAGGGCGTTGTTCAGCGCACCCCGGCTGATCGAG
Proteins encoded:
- a CDS encoding 2-keto-4-pentenoate hydratase → MIDIDAAARELTEARESGKPCPPLRGRLLPEGDVESAYRVQQLQARAWRDRGERRVGAKIGLTSRAVQESFGVFQPDFGVLTDVMAVGDGVEVVIDRLLQPRVEAEIAFVLGADLTEERVTTVDLIRAVDHVLPAIEIVDSRIAGWDISIVDTVADNASSGLFVLGTTPRRLADVDLRLCGMVLEHAGEPVSVGAGAACLGNPLHALEWLAGTLVRAGDPLRAGDVVLSGALGPMVPVTPGAAYEARISGLGSVRTCFSKDGGQ
- a CDS encoding 2-hydroxymuconic semialdehyde dehydrogenase; translation: MAGRAPDGPGLLRNFVGGGFVDAGRRFTKRSPVTGEPVFEVVEASSSLVDDAVAAARAALRGPWGRMGERERAEVLRRVADELERRFDDLVAAEVADTGKAISQARTLDIPRGAANFRAFAEIVATAPTESFTTVTPTGGRALNYAVRKPVGVVAVIVPWNLPLLLLTWKVAPALACGNAVVVKPSEETPASATLLAEVMAAAGVPDGVFNLVHGFGPDSAGEFLTRHPGVDAITFTGESATGSAIMRAAADGVKAVSFELGGKNAGLVFADADLDAAVAGSVRSCFTNGGQVCLCTERIYVQRPVFEEFTARLAKRADELAYGWPADEATVNMPLISHTHRDKVLGHYDLARAEGAEVLAGGGLPSFGDARDGGAYVQPTVLTGLGPDARTNREEIFGPVVHVAPFDDEDEAYALANGTEYGLAATVWTRDVGRAHRAGSRLDAGIVWVNTWFLRDLRTAFGGVKASGIGREGGVHSLDFYSELTNVCVDLT
- a CDS encoding FAD-dependent oxidoreductase — encoded protein: MMTERDEIAVVGAGLAGCLLACFLARRGYPVALYERRPDPRTGKVERGRSINLALSERGLDALRRIGLDGQVMADALPMRGRMLHPVEGEQQFQSYSVSGDRAINSISRGALNNALLDAASALPGVRIAFEHRLVGLDPITGDMTFETPQGKVAATASVVLGADGAGSAVRGQLLGYGVLTESVDFLDYGYKELTIPPLGGDFALDPGALHIWPRGTSMMIALPNPDRSFTCTLFWPTHGTASFASLGSPAAIEQHFATHYPDLIPLAPNLVDDYQHNPVGVLGTVRCTPWQVNGKVGLLGDAAHAIVPFYGQGANCAFEDVVELDRCLDECDDDWAAALPLFQHRRQENAEAIAQMALANFVEMRDKVASPLFQAGKRVEHALERALPGRYVSRYELVSFSTTPYAEVRRRVRRQHRVLGAVAVGAAALLAGAVGAVISRGRRG